Within the Salinimonas marina genome, the region CCCCGACCGTCATCCAGCGGCGGAACTGATAGTCCAGCGCCAGGCTCAGGCGGGTGGTGTCATCTTCACGTAAATCGGCAGCCTGACCAATGTAGTCATCGGCTATATAAGCCACTTTGGCCGTCGAGGTCAGACGGTCTACCCACGAATGCTCCCAACTGAGATTGTATGAGCGGCTACGAATATAATCCGCCAGGCCATTGGTTTCACGAGTATCGGCAGTGGTGGCCACCTTTACTTTTGAATAGGACAGCGGCTGGTACGTCATACCCACTTCCCAGGCCACCCCGGAAAAGTCTTCGCGCTGGGCAGAATCAAATTCTTTTTGCTTATAACCCAGTTTGGCGTAGCTTCGTGTATACCGATTAGACTCCCAGGTTACCCCGGCGAGTAGTTTGTTTTCGGTGGAATCCAGCGGATTTTGCGGATTCGCGGCTTCATCGTAAGTAATTTCCTGACGACTGGCATCCAGTACCAAATCGGTACTGGGGGCTATTTTATAATAGAACGCCGCTCCATACCGGAAATAATCACGGTCACGAAATCGCAAAAACTCACTGTCGCGAAAATCCAACACTTGTGGGCGGTCGTCGTAGTTCACGACTTCGTAGCCGGCACTAACATCGATACGACCACTGGAGGTCCGGGCACCGTAGGTATAGGTGCCATCGACACTGCCATTTTTAAAGGTATCAGGCTCACTCAGCTGGCGCCCGAAACCATTAGAATAGACCCGGCCCCGATCGTCATGTCCGTCTTCAAAGTTTGCACGCGCTGCGAACCGGTTACGGTCATTGATGACAAAGTCCCCATCAGCATGCAAAAAGTGATCGGTGTAGTTGTCCTGTTCACTGGAAAAATATTCACCACGTTCAAGGCGATAACCCAATTCTATTTCGTTACCTGCAACTTCTGTTACCGCCTTTAGCTCAGGGGATACGATGCCGAGCCAGCTACTGATCTTTGGTGTGCTGGCATCTGCATAGGTAACATTATCAATGTGAAGAAATTCCGTATTCAGCACAGGGATCAGGTCCGCACTCCCCATTTCGTATCGTCCAGCCTGCTGGGCCTGGGCCACACCAGAAGCTACCAGGGATAGGGCTACGACACTGGAAGTCCTTTTAATCATGATCTCTCCGCGAATTTAAAATATTTAGAACCACAGAACAGGCAGGCCATAGTTTGGCTGGATTTATCCTCTACTCGGAACCACCATAGGTTCCGGGCAGGTATTAGTATCACCGGCGAACGGTTTGGCTTATGATTTGCCTGATTCTGCACGAGTAACTGGTATCGGTCAGCGGCATGCTAAAACTATGCCAGGTGATAGTTGTGTAGTTATTACCCATAATTTCCTATTCGCGGCTTCTCCTCCTCTAAAAGCGCTAGAAAAAAGGATGGCAGGCAAGTTTAGCTAATACCAAATTAGTACCATCCTGGTTTACTGCGGGGACGGAATAAACTTTTTATGCCTTAAGAATCATTTCCTAAGTATTTACCGGTTTAGGTATTCAGTCTGGCAGTATGGATTATAAAAATCTCACATAAAAATTCTGGCTTATATTGTGCATAGTTAAACCCAAGATAACCGTTTTTCCTTTTTTTATCTAATTGCGTGAATTCAGTAGAGCCTTTGATTTTCCTGATTTACCACTTAGCTGGAGTGAATGAGATGAAATTTAATTTACTGCAAAGTCAGGCGCTAAATAGCAACAGTCCGAAGCGGGACGAGACCAGAAGTGGTATCACCGGACATTATCAAAGCAGCTTTTCCACCTTATACCGGCTGATAGATTTGGGTCTGATCACCCTGTGTTTTTACGCCGCGCTGTTTTATTACGAACTGACCATTACCACCACCGGCATGATTCTGCTGTTCATCAATGTGGTGTCGTTCCAGATGGCGGCAGAAGCGTTGGATCTATACCGTTCATGGCGCAGCAGCCCGACCAGCTCAATGCTGAAAAATACAGTGCTGACCTGGTTATTAAGTTTCTTTGTGACCATGACCCTGGGCTTCATGTTCTCGCACAGCGTTACCCTATCACCGTCGATGGTGATGTTCTGGTTTGTGGCTTCGTTTGTCAGCCTGACGTTGTGGCGTGCGATTATGCGTCAGTTTTTGTTCAAAGTTCGTCGTAGCGGTATGAACACCCGTTCTGCCATCATTGTTGGCGCCACTGATGTAGGCTATAACATGGCGGCGCAAATGATGGAAAATGAGCATCTGGGCATTCAGTTTAAAGGCATGTATGACGATCGCCCGGCAGACCGGTTAAGAAGCGATCAGGAGCATGATATTCAGGGCAGCATTGATGAAGCGATTGATATGGCTCGTTTGCACCAGGTAGATTATATCTATATTGCCTTACCCACCGCGGCTGAAAATCGTATCAAAACCATTCTGGAAAAATGCAGCGACACCACCGCCAATGTTTACCTGATTCCAAACTTCTTCATGTATACCTTGCTTAATTCACGCTGGCAGTCAGTAGGCAATGTACAGGCGCTGAGTATTTACGATACGCCGTTCCAGGGCTCCAGTGATGTATTAAAACGTATCGAAGATGTGGTAGTGAGCAGTATTATTCTGGCCTTTTTGGCGATTCCGATGCTGTGTATTGCCGCCGCTGTAAAACTAACCTCACCGGGTCCGGCTATCTTTAAACAGAAACGGTATGGTTTGGATGGTAAAGAAATCAAGGTTTACAAGTTCCGCTCTATGTCGACACAGGATAATGGCCATGAGGTTAAACAGGCGACCAAAAATGATCCCCGGGTCACGCGGCTGGGTGCGTTTTTACGCCGGACTTCATTAGATGAGCTGCCTCAGTTTATTAATGTGTTGCAGGGCAGAATGTCTATTGTGGGGCCGCGGCCGCATGCGGTAGCGCACAATGAACAATACCGTAAGCTGATTACGGGCTATATGTTGCGGCATAAAATCCGTCCCGGCATCACGGGCTGGGCTCAGGTCAATGGTCTGCGAGGTGAAACCGAAACCGTGAATAAAATGGCGAAGCGGGTCGAATATGACCTGGATTACATGCATCGCTGGTCAGTATGGTTTGATCTGAAAATCATCATCAAAACCGTATTTGGCGCTTTTTCGGACAACAACGCGTACTAGCGCAATGATACTCGTACGACAAAAAGCCCGCATCTACGCGGGCTTTTTATTGATACCTGGCCTGGCGTTGCTTGATTAGCGTAACGTGGGCTCAGGCAGCAGCGGCGCCAGAATCTCAGCAATACGGCGGAACAAGCGCATCCGGGTTGTGCCAGAGCGCCACACCAGCCCGATTTCCCGGTAAGCCTGTGCTTCTGCCGGCATTGCCGTGAGATTGGTCGATTGCAAAATCTTTTGATTTAAGGCGAGCTCTGGTAAGAAGGTATAACCCAGTTTACTGTTGGCTAACTGAACCAGCGTATACAGGCTGCTGGCGGCCAGACTGCTAACCTGGTCCTTGTGCTGCAGGTTGCAGGCACTCACCGCATGACCGGTCATACAGTGTTCCTGTTGCAGTAAAAAGATGCTTTTCTTAGGCAGCGAGGTCAGGTCCAGAGGCTCAGGTAATTCGCTGGCTAGATCATGATGAGCGACCAGATGGAAAGGATCGTGGCCCAGAATCATCTGTTTGCACCCCGGGGTCTCCATGGGCAAAGCCAGCACCAGCAAATCCAGCTCACCATCGGCAAGTTGACGCAGTAAATTATCGGTGGTGTCTTCTTGTAACTCCAGGCTGATTTCTGGTAAGAACGAAGAAAATGCCCCTATCAACCCTTCGAACAAAAATGGGGCAATTGTGGGGATAACCCCCAGTTTAAGCTTGCCTCGCTGCCAGTCACCCGCGTTTTGGGCATACTCGACCAGCTCACCGGCCTCTTGTAATATCAGCTTACTGCGCTCTACCACATCCAGTCCCAGTGAGGTGAACACAAAGGTTTTGTGCTCACGCTCCAGTAGCTGGCTGCCAAAGTGCTCTTCCAGATTCTGGATAGCCGTGCTTAAGGTGGACTGACTGACATTACAACGGTTGGCCGCGCGGTGAAAGTGTTGTTCTTGATGCAAAGTGACCAGGTAATGCAGATGTTTAAGATTCGGCCATTTCATATAATAATCTTATTGATTAAAACAGTGTGTTTTAATCTAGCATAAGAATCATACACAAAAAACACAAGCTCCTTTTGTGAGCTGCGAACTGTACTGGGTACATGTGGTCAATATAAAAGGAGGCAATTGTCATAAAAACTTCATCGTTTTGTCGACAGACTTTCATCTCATTCTTCTATAATTACGGTAAGAAAATTTATTTTTTAGCGATATAGCAGGGCGTTAGTACCCTGACAACAATGAAAGAAACCACCGTGAGGCAGCAATGACCGGAAACAGTAAGAACATTCTTTGTATTCTCAGCGAAGCACATCATTTTGACAAAATTGTGTCCCATGCTATGCAGGTTGCGCAATACCATGAAGCGCAGCTTACCATTTTGCTTAAACTTGATGCCTTGCCACCCAATGCCAATATGGTAATGCAGTCATTTGCCTATCTTGAAACGCACAACTCTATGGAAAGCTCGGCAAAAGCCTGGATGGACAAACAGGTTGCCCTGTGGTCCAAAGAGTACCCGGTAACCGGTACCGTAGCAGTGGGCCAGTCCTCGACTGAGACCATTCAGTACATTATGGCCAATGAAATTGATCTAGTGATTAAATTATCGGATGCCGATGATCAGGAGCGGTTATGTGGCAGCGATGATATGGAATTGCTGCGCAAATGCCCCTGCCCGGTTTGGGTGGTACCTCGTGGTGATAAAGAGCAGTACGATACCATCGTGGCTGCGCTGGATCTTAACTACCATTACCCGACCCACGAAGTGTCGATACGTCGCGCCCTGAACAAAGATATTTTGCGGTACGCTGCCCATGTGGCGCTGATGGAGTCAGCACAACTTCGCATTGTGCATGTATTTGATGCTGTACCAGATAATATCCTGCGCGGAGGGTTCATTTCGGTGGATGAAAACGCCATGGAAAATGATCTGAACAATATTTATAAGGAACGAGAAGAAGAGCTGGAACGACTTATTACTGAAATCAAAGCTGAACTGAAAGCCCAGTTTAAAAAAGGCACGATGAAAAAGCTGCGCCGTCAGAAGCATCTTGTACATGGCTATCCACGTCGGGAAATTGCGGCTACGGCGACTGCGGTGGGCGCCAAAGCCGTGGTTATGGGAACGGTAGCACGCCTGGGCGTGCCTGGGTTTATCATGGGCGGGACTGCCGAAGAAACCTTGCAACAACTTACCTGTCCGGTTATCGGTATTAAACCAGAAGGCTTTGTTTCGCCGGTTACCCCACCCGATGCCAAGGCGGAATAGTTAGTTTTTCAGTCATACGATGTGTTACTGAATATTTGTCAATTTGTGCCTCCGGTGGGGTATTACTAAAACACCGGGGGCGCACCGTCTTTACATCTTTTTTCCTGCCATATTCTATAACTGCTACTGCCTTAACGGTGCGGCGCACACTTTCAAGCCCAATGTTGGGCCAACGCCTTATAGCAAGGTTTTCTTGCCCACCCCACTACCGGGCTTGACCAGTTAGCTGATTACTTAGATAAAAACCAGGCCGATGCCCAGCTTCAGGCTGTGGGCTTTGGGTGTTAGCGAATACTCTCCTGACTCTTCAGCGTGACCTGTGCAAGCAGGCGCAGCAACTGCAGCACTCAACCAGTCCAGCCAGATTTTGCTGCCGTGCGGCAGGCCTGATTCGTATAACGGCCTGCCGAGCAAGCGCAGAAACCAAGCCTGGAAATCAAGCACATTTCAGAGCTACCTGGTGCCTGGCTAAGGCTGAGCGCGCAGGCTAAAAATACGCGGTGGCAGCAGCTTTCATCAGCAAACCCCATTATGGTTTGCCGGGGTCCCCCTAACGCATAGCCCTTCATTGCAAAGCTTATCAACAGACACAAGCAAAAAAGCCCCTGCGGCATCAAGCGGCAGGGGCTTTGTTAATAGTCAGCTTGTTCTAAGCTACGTTGAAAATACCTTTCAACGAGTAGAAAAAGATAACCGACAGAATGGCGCCCGCAGGCAGGGTGATAACCCAGGACACCACAATGTTACGTACAATACCCAGGTTCAGCGCAGATACGCCACGTGCCAGACCAACACCCAGCACCGCCCTACCAGGGTTTGAGTGGTGGAAATTGGTAGACCGGTGCCAGAGGCGATAACCACGGTACATGCAGCGGCCAGTTCTGCAGCAAAACCACGACTTGGGGTCAGATGCGTAATCCCCTGACCTATGGTTTTAATTACCCGGTGCCCAAACAGAGCCAGACCGGCAACAATACCCAGACCACCTAAAGGCAGAATCCACGGAGATAGCTGTGAACTGGCGTTAATTTCGCCCCCAGAGCTGACCACGCTCACTACCGCGGCTA harbors:
- a CDS encoding hydrogen peroxide-inducible genes activator, producing the protein MKWPNLKHLHYLVTLHQEQHFHRAANRCNVSQSTLSTAIQNLEEHFGSQLLEREHKTFVFTSLGLDVVERSKLILQEAGELVEYAQNAGDWQRGKLKLGVIPTIAPFLFEGLIGAFSSFLPEISLELQEDTTDNLLRQLADGELDLLVLALPMETPGCKQMILGHDPFHLVAHHDLASELPEPLDLTSLPKKSIFLLQQEHCMTGHAVSACNLQHKDQVSSLAASSLYTLVQLANSKLGYTFLPELALNQKILQSTNLTAMPAEAQAYREIGLVWRSGTTRMRLFRRIAEILAPLLPEPTLR
- a CDS encoding outer membrane beta-barrel protein, whose protein sequence is MIKRTSSVVALSLVASGVAQAQQAGRYEMGSADLIPVLNTEFLHIDNVTYADASTPKISSWLGIVSPELKAVTEVAGNEIELGYRLERGEYFSSEQDNYTDHFLHADGDFVINDRNRFAARANFEDGHDDRGRVYSNGFGRQLSEPDTFKNGSVDGTYTYGARTSSGRIDVSAGYEVVNYDDRPQVLDFRDSEFLRFRDRDYFRYGAAFYYKIAPSTDLVLDASRQEITYDEAANPQNPLDSTENKLLAGVTWESNRYTRSYAKLGYKQKEFDSAQREDFSGVAWEVGMTYQPLSYSKVKVATTADTRETNGLADYIRSRSYNLSWEHSWVDRLTSTAKVAYIADDYIGQAADLREDDTTRLSLALDYQFRRWMTVGVFYQINERNSNRDTIVFDRDVVGITAKVTL
- a CDS encoding universal stress protein, coding for MTGNSKNILCILSEAHHFDKIVSHAMQVAQYHEAQLTILLKLDALPPNANMVMQSFAYLETHNSMESSAKAWMDKQVALWSKEYPVTGTVAVGQSSTETIQYIMANEIDLVIKLSDADDQERLCGSDDMELLRKCPCPVWVVPRGDKEQYDTIVAALDLNYHYPTHEVSIRRALNKDILRYAAHVALMESAQLRIVHVFDAVPDNILRGGFISVDENAMENDLNNIYKEREEELERLITEIKAELKAQFKKGTMKKLRRQKHLVHGYPRREIAATATAVGAKAVVMGTVARLGVPGFIMGGTAEETLQQLTCPVIGIKPEGFVSPVTPPDAKAE
- a CDS encoding undecaprenyl-phosphate glucose phosphotransferase translates to MKFNLLQSQALNSNSPKRDETRSGITGHYQSSFSTLYRLIDLGLITLCFYAALFYYELTITTTGMILLFINVVSFQMAAEALDLYRSWRSSPTSSMLKNTVLTWLLSFFVTMTLGFMFSHSVTLSPSMVMFWFVASFVSLTLWRAIMRQFLFKVRRSGMNTRSAIIVGATDVGYNMAAQMMENEHLGIQFKGMYDDRPADRLRSDQEHDIQGSIDEAIDMARLHQVDYIYIALPTAAENRIKTILEKCSDTTANVYLIPNFFMYTLLNSRWQSVGNVQALSIYDTPFQGSSDVLKRIEDVVVSSIILAFLAIPMLCIAAAVKLTSPGPAIFKQKRYGLDGKEIKVYKFRSMSTQDNGHEVKQATKNDPRVTRLGAFLRRTSLDELPQFINVLQGRMSIVGPRPHAVAHNEQYRKLITGYMLRHKIRPGITGWAQVNGLRGETETVNKMAKRVEYDLDYMHRWSVWFDLKIIIKTVFGAFSDNNAY